A single Pseudomonas sp. DC1.2 DNA region contains:
- a CDS encoding DUF4398 domain-containing protein, whose amino-acid sequence MNIHRGHAVVRIAAVLLFTVGVATLSACASAPVPDEQITMSKDALNRAISADATQYAPLQMKSAQDKMSQLDRAVGEKDYAKVRVLAQQIEVDANLAERTARTARSIQQLKAAQDGIKVLKQEMLQAPATDSNSSITETF is encoded by the coding sequence ATGAATATTCATCGTGGGCACGCTGTTGTCCGGATTGCCGCTGTTCTGTTGTTTACCGTCGGTGTTGCGACCTTAAGTGCCTGTGCCAGTGCACCGGTACCAGACGAACAGATAACGATGTCCAAAGACGCACTTAATCGTGCTATCTCCGCTGATGCTACCCAATACGCTCCGCTGCAGATGAAGTCGGCGCAAGACAAGATGTCGCAGCTGGATCGGGCCGTTGGCGAAAAGGACTACGCGAAAGTTCGCGTATTGGCACAGCAAATTGAAGTCGACGCCAACTTGGCTGAGCGCACTGCGCGTACGGCGCGTTCCATTCAGCAATTGAAAGCGGCTCAAGACGGTATCAAGGTGTTGAAGCAAGAGATGCTGCAAGCGCCGGCAACCGATTCAAACTCTTCGATCACTGAAACCTTTTAA
- a CDS encoding YegP family protein: MYFEIYRQSKGTPSTGKGQWRWRLRAGNHETVASGESYVNKTDCLHVIGLIKGVQEGTPVKEI; the protein is encoded by the coding sequence ATGTATTTCGAGATTTACAGGCAATCCAAAGGCACACCAAGCACCGGTAAAGGACAGTGGCGCTGGCGGTTACGAGCGGGGAATCATGAGACGGTTGCCAGCGGCGAGTCTTATGTGAACAAGACGGATTGTTTGCATGTGATCGGTTTGATCAAGGGTGTTCAGGAGGGGACGCCGGTTAAGGAGATTTAG
- a CDS encoding OmpA family protein — MRTSLILPMVSVLGLTLAGCAATPENPNLLEARAQLSTLQSKPQSSTMAAIETKDAVTAVNKVEQTSVLNRKDPKIDQQAYIASQKVAYAEQTILGREAEAGLKNIDVERTQVRLDVRTQQLKALQTMKAKPTERGEVITFGDVLFDTGKSDLKSNGQRNFQQLAEFLSKNPERQVRVEGFTDSVGSDSSNLALSQRRADAVAWRLQRLGVSADRIITKGYGEKYPVTDNSSANGRQLNRRVEVIVSNDSSAVKARF, encoded by the coding sequence ATGCGTACTTCTTTGATACTACCAATGGTCTCAGTGTTAGGTTTGACGCTCGCGGGCTGTGCTGCTACGCCAGAAAACCCAAATTTGCTTGAAGCCCGTGCTCAGCTCTCGACGCTGCAAAGCAAGCCTCAGTCCAGCACAATGGCGGCCATTGAAACCAAGGATGCTGTTACCGCAGTGAACAAAGTTGAGCAGACTTCGGTGTTAAATCGCAAAGATCCGAAGATTGATCAGCAAGCTTATATCGCTAGCCAGAAAGTGGCCTACGCCGAGCAGACGATCCTGGGTCGCGAAGCAGAAGCTGGTTTGAAAAACATTGATGTGGAGCGCACCCAGGTTCGTCTTGATGTGCGTACACAGCAGTTAAAAGCGCTGCAGACCATGAAAGCCAAGCCTACGGAGCGTGGGGAGGTTATTACCTTCGGTGATGTACTGTTTGACACCGGTAAGTCGGATTTGAAGAGCAATGGCCAGCGCAACTTCCAGCAGTTGGCTGAGTTTCTCTCGAAAAACCCTGAGCGCCAGGTGCGTGTTGAAGGTTTTACCGACAGCGTAGGTAGCGACAGTTCCAACCTGGCGCTTTCGCAGCGCCGCGCCGACGCCGTGGCCTGGAGGCTGCAGCGACTGGGTGTTAGTGCTGACCGGATCATCACCAAAGGTTACGGTGAAAAGTATCCAGTGACTGACAACAGCAGTGCAAATGGCCGTCAGTTGAATCGCCGGGTTGAAGTGATCGTGTCCAATGATTCATCCGCAGTAAAAGCACGCTTCTGA
- a CDS encoding DNA cytosine methyltransferase — protein sequence MSPEHLAISLFSGAGGFSYGFSQAGLKPLFGAEINKDACLSYELNVQSPCHQIDLGTVDPRILKSMAGGKKPFVIIGGPPCQGFSTAGPRNAEDPRNRLIFNYLAIVEELAPRWFIFENVEGLLTSGSGQDLVRLVKEFVRLGYSIRLQKVNLASYGVPQTRKRVLIIGNRLGIDFEFPPELYSYDSGKAKKVSAGLPMAPTLDTAVEGLGAPVFNKKDIARYRSSEPSSFFDAEMRHGNNMPGVTQHFQGADSTGKGQVELLLPGQTMKDLPPELWHESFKRRANRRVSDGTPTEKRGGAPSGIKRLHGNLQALTITGAASREFIHPHEHRPLTIRECARIQTFPDCYQWEGNSSSVIQQIGNAVPPLAARILARHIQEVDGRFGSGLGHAAQFGRPGLLGFVLTEAAGMSPALKTTQALLTCLHQGSFEFDAT from the coding sequence ATGAGCCCCGAGCATCTTGCAATATCACTTTTTTCAGGTGCTGGTGGCTTTTCCTATGGTTTTTCTCAAGCAGGATTAAAGCCACTTTTCGGGGCTGAGATTAACAAGGATGCATGCCTTAGCTACGAGCTGAATGTCCAAAGTCCTTGCCATCAGATTGATTTGGGAACTGTGGATCCTAGGATTCTGAAAAGCATGGCTGGTGGAAAAAAGCCATTTGTCATTATTGGCGGGCCACCCTGCCAGGGCTTTAGTACAGCGGGACCACGTAATGCGGAGGACCCTCGGAACCGTCTGATTTTCAATTATCTGGCCATCGTCGAAGAGTTGGCGCCTCGTTGGTTTATTTTTGAAAACGTTGAGGGCCTTCTTACTTCCGGAAGTGGCCAGGATTTGGTTCGTCTCGTTAAAGAGTTTGTACGGCTGGGGTACTCGATCAGACTTCAAAAAGTTAACTTGGCAAGCTATGGGGTTCCTCAAACCCGAAAGCGGGTGCTCATAATTGGCAATCGTCTCGGTATCGACTTTGAGTTCCCGCCTGAACTGTATTCATACGACAGCGGCAAGGCAAAGAAGGTGTCCGCCGGACTGCCGATGGCGCCAACTCTTGATACTGCGGTTGAGGGGCTAGGGGCGCCGGTCTTCAATAAAAAAGACATTGCGCGCTATCGCTCCTCAGAGCCTTCCAGTTTTTTTGATGCTGAAATGCGGCATGGAAACAACATGCCGGGAGTTACCCAGCATTTTCAGGGTGCGGACAGTACTGGGAAGGGGCAGGTTGAGTTACTGCTGCCCGGTCAGACAATGAAGGATCTTCCGCCTGAGCTGTGGCATGAAAGTTTCAAGCGCCGAGCCAACCGCCGTGTCTCCGACGGGACACCCACCGAAAAGCGGGGCGGGGCGCCTTCTGGTATCAAGCGGCTTCACGGCAATCTACAGGCGCTGACGATCACGGGTGCAGCAAGTCGAGAGTTCATACATCCCCATGAACATCGTCCACTTACTATTCGTGAGTGTGCTCGTATTCAGACCTTCCCTGACTGTTATCAATGGGAGGGCAATAGCTCAAGCGTCATTCAACAGATTGGCAATGCCGTGCCACCACTCGCAGCCCGTATACTTGCCCGCCATATTCAAGAAGTGGATGGACGTTTTGGCTCGGGCTTGGGGCATGCAGCACAGTTTGGCAGGCCTGGGTTATTGGGCTTCGTACTCACAGAAGCCGCTGGAATGAGCCCTGCACTTAAAACAACACAAGCCCTGTTGACGTGCCTTCATCAAGGAAGTTTTGAATTCGATGCAACCTAA